A window of Balnearium lithotrophicum genomic DNA:
TGTTAGAGATTACATTGCAATGAGTGGTGGTTTTACGAAGGATGCTGATAAGAAGAATGTTTTTGTTATAAGAGCAGATGGCTCAGTAGTAAGTTCTGAAAATCTTGGTGGGAGAACATTTGATTGGAACAGCAGTGAAAATAGAATTGAGTTGGGTTCAAATAGTGTACTTGATTATAAATTAAATCCTGGTGATGCCATAATTGTCCCCACAAAAATTCACGTTCCTGTTATGTGGAGACCTTTAATTAAAGATGTGATGCAAATTATTTATCAAGGAGCAATCACCGTCTATACAATAACGAAACTCTAAGAGGGAGTTTATGAAGAAAGAATTAATTCTTATCTTCATTTTATTGTTAATTTCTAAGATTTCCATGGCACTTGAAATGCCTAGTGCCACTGTTCCAATATTTCAGTATCAAAGGGAATATCAAATTCTTGAAAGAGCAAAGGAGATAGGATTAATAAAAAATTCAGATTTGTCATTTAAGCCATTGACAAGAGAACAGTTTGCAAGGGCAATAATAGAAATATACAACAATAGAGCAATTTCTCCTTCTTTAGCTAAGAAGTTTTTTGATGAACTTTATCCAGTTTTTAAGAGTTCTGTAAATTCTGTTCTAAAAGAGGAAAATGAAAACTACATTAAGCCTGTTAATAATATATATTTTTCTACATTCTCCCTTTCAGGAATCAATAATTACAAACTTCCTTATTCTGAAGGTTACTCTTTAAAGAATGGACTAAACAGTAGGCTTGACATTTCTTCAGAACTTAAGTTATCACGTTTTCTTATTTATTTAGAACCGGAGTACAGATTAGAAGATATCTTAAGACTCAACAGAGGATATATAACTTGGAAGTTAGACGGTCTTAATTTCCTATTTGGTAAGGATAACATTTGGTGGGGTAACGCTGAAAATGGGGATTTACTATTCACAAATAACGTACGCCCTTGGTTAATGTTTAAGGTAGAGAACGATTCCTATAAAAAACTTCCTTGGATTTTTAAATACTTAGGAGAATGGAAATTTTCCAACATAATTGCTCAATTAGAGAAAGAAAGGGTTAGATCATATGCCCATATTTGGGGGATGAGACTTGCGTGGAAGCCTTTTAGGAACTTGGAGATAGCAGGAACAAGAGCAATTCAGTTTGGAGGAAAAGGAAGACCCAATTACCACTCTTTACATGATTTTTGGGAACTATTTACTGCCAATAATGAAAATGTTAGAGATACAAATCCTGAGGCACACAAGTACGATAATAATCAGCTTGCTTCTATTGATATTACTTACTATTTGAATTGGCTCAATAAGTTTAATTTCCAACCGTTTAAAGGTGGAAAATTCTACTTTGTTTATGGTGGAGATGATGCATTGAAACCTGTTGGTCCAGGAGGATTACCTCTACCAACTGGAGCTGCCCACATTTTAGGTCTTTCTCTAACAACAGGATTAACCGATTTGAAGTTTGAATACACTGAAACGACGGATGGGAATAACGGAGCAATGTGGTACAGTCATCACATGTATCCCAACGGCTACACTTATCACGGGTTTATCATCGGAAACAATATTGGAGGAGATTCAGAAAGTTATTTTTTTAAGGTTTCAAAGGACTTTAAGTTTGCAAATGTATCTTTTTCTTACAACTACGTAGAACATGGGGTTGATAGAAAGTCTATTCAAGAAAAAGAACATATATATTCTTTAAAAGCTAATAAGCTCTTGAATTTAAAGAATTTTAGTTTCCTTAAAGTATTTTCCACACGTCTTTATACCTCATTTATCTATGACAATATTGAGCACTATGACTATACTTCAAATAATAAAAATGTTTACTTATTCTCTATTGGATTAAACTTGCAATTTTAAAAATCATCGTTTCCCTTGCTAAACTTTCCTTCTTTGAAAAGTTCCAAAGCCTCGTCTAAGAATTTAATACTTTGAGATAGCAGATAAACTTTTATTTCAAAATTTTCTAATTTACTAAGAGCTCCACTTCCTATATCCTTTACAAGAACAGCCTCAATTCCCTTTTCACTGAACAACTTTGCAATGTAATTTCCCCTTCCTCTCTGGAGCTCCAATGTAGGATTCTCTAAGATTTCTAAATTTCCAGTTTCTGTATCGAAAATTGCAAAGAGATTTGACTTACCAAAGTGAGGATTAATTAGCTTTCTTCCATTAACCTCTTTTTCAAGAATGGGAATAGTTATCCTCATTAGTCCTCCATTAAAATTTCATTTAATTCTTTAACTCGGATTTACTTTGTTTTATAAATATTGTCTCTTTTTGACTTAAATCAAGGGAATGGAATTTCAGCGTCTTTAAGATTAATAGAGAAAACTTTTTAGGAGGTAAGGATGTTTGGATTCTTTAAAAAGGGCAACGGTGGAAAGAAGGAAGAACAACAAAACTTCTGTGTTGAGTCTGACCTTTCTACAGGAGTTGGTTTAAAAATGCCCTCCATCCATCAAAGTGTTAACTTCATGTATCAGAAGGTAAAGGAGGCAGGCCTATCAAACGTTGCTGACAGATTTGAGGCAATGGAAAAGGTTCGCTGTAAATTCTGTAAGGAAGGGGTT
This region includes:
- a CDS encoding capsule assembly Wzi family protein; the encoded protein is MKKELILIFILLLISKISMALEMPSATVPIFQYQREYQILERAKEIGLIKNSDLSFKPLTREQFARAIIEIYNNRAISPSLAKKFFDELYPVFKSSVNSVLKEENENYIKPVNNIYFSTFSLSGINNYKLPYSEGYSLKNGLNSRLDISSELKLSRFLIYLEPEYRLEDILRLNRGYITWKLDGLNFLFGKDNIWWGNAENGDLLFTNNVRPWLMFKVENDSYKKLPWIFKYLGEWKFSNIIAQLEKERVRSYAHIWGMRLAWKPFRNLEIAGTRAIQFGGKGRPNYHSLHDFWELFTANNENVRDTNPEAHKYDNNQLASIDITYYLNWLNKFNFQPFKGGKFYFVYGGDDALKPVGPGGLPLPTGAAHILGLSLTTGLTDLKFEYTETTDGNNGAMWYSHHMYPNGYTYHGFIIGNNIGGDSESYFFKVSKDFKFANVSFSYNYVEHGVDRKSIQEKEHIYSLKANKLLNLKNFSFLKVFSTRLYTSFIYDNIEHYDYTSNNKNVYLFSIGLNLQF
- a CDS encoding NifB/NifX family molybdenum-iron cluster-binding protein, which gives rise to MRITIPILEKEVNGRKLINPHFGKSNLFAIFDTETGNLEILENPTLELQRGRGNYIAKLFSEKGIEAVLVKDIGSGALSKLENFEIKVYLLSQSIKFLDEALELFKEGKFSKGNDDF